Proteins co-encoded in one Medicago truncatula cultivar Jemalong A17 chromosome 8, MtrunA17r5.0-ANR, whole genome shotgun sequence genomic window:
- the LOC25500957 gene encoding RING-H2 finger protein ATL39 isoform X2 yields the protein MMSSSNNLVTTIIGFGLSATFIVFVCTRLICGRFRERHVGSRTIYEMESRPDIERNIMVMNLNLHLLLQSPLYISMKRPSIIFSVHRCVICLGEYKEKEILRIIPYCGHTFHLSCIDMWLRKQSTCPVCRLTLHNVCEEKHVRPVTFTIRQSLDESNSTSEGNERQGEVNAREIESS from the exons atgatgaGTTCAAGTAACAATTTGGTTACTACAATTATTGGATTTGGATTGAGTGCAACTttcattgtatttgtatgtaCAAGATTAATTTGTGGAAGATTTAGAGAAAGGCATGTGGGATCACGTACTATATATGAAATGGAATCAAGACCAGATATTGAACGG AATATCATGGTAATGAACCTGAACCTGCATTTGTTGCTGCAATCCCCACTTTACATTTCAATGAAGAGGCCTTCAATCATCTTCAGTGTACACAG GTGTGTGATATGTTTAGGAGagtacaaagaaaaagaaatattacgCATAATACCTTATTGTGGACACACATTTCATCTTTCATGCATTGATATGTGGCTAAGAAAACAATCAACATGTCCTGTATGTCGTTTGACATTACATAATGTTTGTGAAGAAAAACATGTGAGACCTGTGACATTCACCATAAGACAATCTCTTGATGAGTCTAATAGTACTTCAGAAGGGAATGAGAGACAAGGTGAAGTTAATGCAAGAGAAATAGAATCAAGCTGA
- the LOC25500957 gene encoding RING-H2 finger protein ATL39 isoform X1 → MMSSSNNLVTTIIGFGLSATFIVFVCTRLICGRFRERHVGSRTIYEMESRPDIERPEYHGNEPEPAFVAAIPTLHFNEEAFNHLQCTQCVICLGEYKEKEILRIIPYCGHTFHLSCIDMWLRKQSTCPVCRLTLHNVCEEKHVRPVTFTIRQSLDESNSTSEGNERQGEVNAREIESS, encoded by the exons atgatgaGTTCAAGTAACAATTTGGTTACTACAATTATTGGATTTGGATTGAGTGCAACTttcattgtatttgtatgtaCAAGATTAATTTGTGGAAGATTTAGAGAAAGGCATGTGGGATCACGTACTATATATGAAATGGAATCAAGACCAGATATTGAACGG CCAGAATATCATGGTAATGAACCTGAACCTGCATTTGTTGCTGCAATCCCCACTTTACATTTCAATGAAGAGGCCTTCAATCATCTTCAGTGTACACA GTGTGTGATATGTTTAGGAGagtacaaagaaaaagaaatattacgCATAATACCTTATTGTGGACACACATTTCATCTTTCATGCATTGATATGTGGCTAAGAAAACAATCAACATGTCCTGTATGTCGTTTGACATTACATAATGTTTGTGAAGAAAAACATGTGAGACCTGTGACATTCACCATAAGACAATCTCTTGATGAGTCTAATAGTACTTCAGAAGGGAATGAGAGACAAGGTGAAGTTAATGCAAGAGAAATAGAATCAAGCTGA
- the LOC25500958 gene encoding protein-ribulosamine 3-kinase, chloroplastic produces MMSTSTFFSSLPLPSFTKTKSLPMCSMSKDPVREWILSEGKASKITKISPVGGGCINFANRYDTDAGSFFVKTNRSIGPSMFEAEALGLGAMYETGTIRVPKPYKVGSLPSGGSFIIMEFIEFGGSRDQSVLGRKLAEMHKSGKSSKGFGFDVENTIGSTPQINTWSSDWIQFYGEHRLGYQLQLAFDQYSDRTILEKGQRLVENIKPLFDNVEIEPCLLHGDLWSGNISSDKNGEPVILDPACYYGHNEAEFGMSWCAGFGGSFYNSYFEVIPKQPGFEKRRDLYLLYHYLNHYNLFGSGYRSSAMSIIDDYLAYLKA; encoded by the exons ATGATGTCCACTTCAacattcttctcttctcttcctctacCTTCTTTCACCAAAACCAAATCACTACCAA TGTGCAGCATGAGTAAGGATCCGGTTCGTGAATGGATTCTCTCTGAAGGAAAAGCTTCAAAGATAACCAAAATTAGTCCAGTTGGAGGTGGTTGTATCAATTTTGCGAATCGCTACGACACTGATGCTGGTTCATTCTTTGTTAAAACAAACAG GAGTATTGGTCCATCAATGTTTGAGGCAGAGGCTCTTGGTTTAGGAGCTATGTATGAAACCGGGACCATCCGTGTGCCTAAGCCGTACAAG GTTGGATCGCTACCGTCTGGTGGTTCTTTCATCATTATGGAATTCATAGAATTTGGAGGATCAAGAGATCAG TCTGTTCTAGGAAGGAAGCTTGCAGAAATGCACAAGTCTGGAAAATCAAGTAAAGGCTTTGGTTTCGACGTTGAAAACACCATCGGCAG CACACCACAGATAAATACCTGGTCTTCAGACTGGATTCAGTTTTACGGAGAGCACAGATTAGGTTACCAGTTGCAGCTGGCATTTGACCAATATAGTGACAGGACCATTTTGGAAAAAG GCCAGAGACTGGTGGAAAACATTAAGCCGCTGTTTGACAATGTGGAGATAGAACCGTGCTTGTTACATGGAGATCTCTGGAGTGGTAACATAAGCTCAGACAAAAATGGAGAGCCTGTCATATTGGACCCAGCATGTTATT ATGGACACAATGAGGCAGAATTTGGTATGTCTTGGTGTGCTGGCTTTGGAGGCTCATTCTATAACTCTTATTTTGAG GTAATACCTAAACAGCCAGGCTTTGAGAAGAGGAGAGACCTATACTTGCTGTATCACTATTTAAATCATTACAATCTCTTTGGCTCTGGATACAGATCATCTGCAATGtctatcattgatgattatcTAGCTTATTTAAAAGCTTAG
- the LOC25500959 gene encoding two-component response regulator ORR22 isoform X2 — protein sequence MESDKSQSVTLRRYHGPVAGVKVLVVDANSACRTIVSKMLISLGYEVMTASLASDALSIICEKKNEVNLVLVEVQLPDMEIYELIEKMGESSNLPSFIMTAYDDDTPSISRALGFGAKWCFRKPVQISDLHDLWRFAVWNRYETTVTEAVPDFVWRLSDVIMATKGLACQPSMNTGERSRQNAIGLEGQPSLNAGEKTLRSANGKEHEFPDNDNSVLLNRKRKSWTDDLHRKFLEAVEIAGIDAGSKTIFQIMNVEEFTKESASNYLQRYRQSMNLRATAMEQHVNGYVSRTNKSQGKCPLEKQVLINDPKDLSNFVPVHILDTSATFLPLESSSCQESPFSQNQLSLPLEQQGVAHTTSSLGRFINRVNDDVSEKISQVFNTEDGEVSNAGQQLNFSTPLTFDMCEPLCTVLPMPPLPPDEKAYYDKFFYAKGTQLFTDEDLKMWLSTIRGMNMPVMFHCACARAASTSNVNAVA from the exons ATGGAGTCTGACAAGTCCCAGTCAGTGACGCTGAGGAGGTACCATGGTCCAGTAGCCGGTGTGAAAGTGTTGGTTGTGGATGCTAATTCGGCATGCCGAACAATTGTATCAAAAATGCTTATTTCACTTGGATATGAAG TTATGACAGCTTCACTAGCTTCCGATGCATTATCCATTATCTGTGAGAAGAAGAATGAGGTTAACCTTGTGCTTGTGGAGGTTCAGTTGCCAGACATGGAAATATATGAGCTCATCGAGAAAATGGGAGAAAGCTCTAATCTCCCGTCTTTCA TTATGACTGCTTATGATGATGACACTCCTTCCATATCACGGGCTCTTGGTTTTGGAGCCAAGTGGTGTTTTAGAAAGCCAGTTCAGATTTCTGATCTACATGACCTTTGGCGATTTGCAGTGTGGAACCGATATGAAACAACAGTCACTGAAGCAGTACCTGACTTCGTGTGGCGTCTGTCAGATGTGATTATGGCAACCAAGGGTCTCGCATGCCAACCATCCATGAATACAGGAGAACGATCTCGCCAAAATGCAATTGGTCTAGAAGGCCAACCATCCTTGAATGCAGGAGAAAAGACTCTCCGAAGTGCAAATGGTAAAGAACATGAATTTCCTGATAATGATAACTCAGTACTCCTGAACAGGAAAAGGAAAAGCTGGACCGATGATTTACATAGGAAATTCTTGGAAGCTGTTGAAATAGCTGGAATCGATG CTGGTTCGAAGACAATATTCCAGATTATGAATGTGGAAGAGTTTACCAAAGAGAGTGCGTCAAACTATTTACAG AGATATCGTCAATCTATGAACCTACGTGCTACTGCAATGGAACAGCATGTGAATGGATATGTGTCTCGGACTAACAAAAGTCAAGGAAAATGCCCTTTAGAAAAACAAGTTTTGATCAACGATCCGAAGGATCTCAGTAATTTTGTGCCTGTGCATATTCTTGACACTTCTGCAACTTTTCTTCCCTTGGAAAGCTCAAGTTGTCAGGAGTCACCTTTCAGTCAAAATCAGCTGTCCCTGCCATTGGAACAGCAAGGTGTTGCGCACACCACATCCAGCCTTGGTAGGTTTATAAACCGTGTTAATGATGATGTATCTGAAAAGATCAGCCAGGTTTTTAATACAGAAGATGGAGAAGTTTCTAATGCAGGACAACAGTTGAATTTTTCAACACCGCTGACCTTTGACATGTGCGAACCATTATGCACGGTGCTACCTATGCCACCACTACCACCAGATGAAAAAGCATACTATGATAagtttttttatgcaaaagGAACTCAGCTGTTTACTGATGAGGATTTGAAAATGTGGTTATCAACGATTCGAGGTATGAACATGCCAGTAATGTTTCATTGCGCCTGCGCTCGGGCCGCGAGCACGA GCAATGTGAATGCTGTTGCTTGA
- the LOC25500959 gene encoding uncharacterized protein isoform X1, giving the protein MLLLSLNKFLHSDILLCILLSSIMESDKSQSVTLRRYHGPVAGVKVLVVDANSACRTIVSKMLISLGYEVMTASLASDALSIICEKKNEVNLVLVEVQLPDMEIYELIEKMGESSNLPSFIMTAYDDDTPSISRALGFGAKWCFRKPVQISDLHDLWRFAVWNRYETTVTEAVPDFVWRLSDVIMATKGLACQPSMNTGERSRQNAIGLEGQPSLNAGEKTLRSANGKEHEFPDNDNSVLLNRKRKSWTDDLHRKFLEAVEIAGIDAGSKTIFQIMNVEEFTKESASNYLQRYRQSMNLRATAMEQHVNGYVSRTNKSQGKCPLEKQVLINDPKDLSNFVPVHILDTSATFLPLESSSCQESPFSQNQLSLPLEQQGVAHTTSSLGRFINRVNDDVSEKISQVFNTEDGEVSNAGQQLNFSTPLTFDMCEPLCTVLPMPPLPPDEKAYYDKFFYAKGTQLFTDEDLKMWLSTIRGMNMPVMFHCACARAASTSNVNAVA; this is encoded by the exons ATGCTCCTTCTCTCACTCAACAAATTTTTGCACTCAGATATTCTTCTATGCATTTTACTCTCTTCTATCATGGAGTCTGACAAGTCCCAGTCAGTGACGCTGAGGAGGTACCATGGTCCAGTAGCCGGTGTGAAAGTGTTGGTTGTGGATGCTAATTCGGCATGCCGAACAATTGTATCAAAAATGCTTATTTCACTTGGATATGAAG TTATGACAGCTTCACTAGCTTCCGATGCATTATCCATTATCTGTGAGAAGAAGAATGAGGTTAACCTTGTGCTTGTGGAGGTTCAGTTGCCAGACATGGAAATATATGAGCTCATCGAGAAAATGGGAGAAAGCTCTAATCTCCCGTCTTTCA TTATGACTGCTTATGATGATGACACTCCTTCCATATCACGGGCTCTTGGTTTTGGAGCCAAGTGGTGTTTTAGAAAGCCAGTTCAGATTTCTGATCTACATGACCTTTGGCGATTTGCAGTGTGGAACCGATATGAAACAACAGTCACTGAAGCAGTACCTGACTTCGTGTGGCGTCTGTCAGATGTGATTATGGCAACCAAGGGTCTCGCATGCCAACCATCCATGAATACAGGAGAACGATCTCGCCAAAATGCAATTGGTCTAGAAGGCCAACCATCCTTGAATGCAGGAGAAAAGACTCTCCGAAGTGCAAATGGTAAAGAACATGAATTTCCTGATAATGATAACTCAGTACTCCTGAACAGGAAAAGGAAAAGCTGGACCGATGATTTACATAGGAAATTCTTGGAAGCTGTTGAAATAGCTGGAATCGATG CTGGTTCGAAGACAATATTCCAGATTATGAATGTGGAAGAGTTTACCAAAGAGAGTGCGTCAAACTATTTACAG AGATATCGTCAATCTATGAACCTACGTGCTACTGCAATGGAACAGCATGTGAATGGATATGTGTCTCGGACTAACAAAAGTCAAGGAAAATGCCCTTTAGAAAAACAAGTTTTGATCAACGATCCGAAGGATCTCAGTAATTTTGTGCCTGTGCATATTCTTGACACTTCTGCAACTTTTCTTCCCTTGGAAAGCTCAAGTTGTCAGGAGTCACCTTTCAGTCAAAATCAGCTGTCCCTGCCATTGGAACAGCAAGGTGTTGCGCACACCACATCCAGCCTTGGTAGGTTTATAAACCGTGTTAATGATGATGTATCTGAAAAGATCAGCCAGGTTTTTAATACAGAAGATGGAGAAGTTTCTAATGCAGGACAACAGTTGAATTTTTCAACACCGCTGACCTTTGACATGTGCGAACCATTATGCACGGTGCTACCTATGCCACCACTACCACCAGATGAAAAAGCATACTATGATAagtttttttatgcaaaagGAACTCAGCTGTTTACTGATGAGGATTTGAAAATGTGGTTATCAACGATTCGAGGTATGAACATGCCAGTAATGTTTCATTGCGCCTGCGCTCGGGCCGCGAGCACGA GCAATGTGAATGCTGTTGCTTGA
- the LOC25500962 gene encoding uncharacterized protein translates to MEVQQRRFNTMERRPRMLKDFLSENPNSDSNSCSSSGFKSLPRTSKPFTNSIQIHHTHSSSKFQALIKTIKNNVTFFKITKPPSTILSLPRTLSRKLSSKRRKTSQRCKGEREIEIETSTVKIKDIIRWKSFRDIQQPSTIPSPPLSPFDYRRYVTESSTVTTATTCCGSSSDGDSSWSDGDFFSELWDAENDDVEESGKKLFSSFFVGKDLVASFVGDKDDLTCQDEQHSPVSVLRVAENEFSIFDQSLANIERRKQKKFRQTSDKFESHAKFDLVTLDECLSLDENSYYGEEYKDDDKEEKDQKTEEQDWIEERAKQLLHIVKATSSSVQNCDDNLDIVLLEFFKEELSGNRNQKRNNEGLELEIMKIAEDWINESFEKAYDIVHVNKDAYIKEMDRRGGWSRFDEEQDELVMEIEAAILQSLIDDILDMDG, encoded by the exons ATGGAGGTGCAACAAAGAAGATTCAACACCATGGAGAGAAGACCAAGAATGTTGAAGGATTTCCTAAGTGAGAATCCAAATTCAGACTCAAACTCATGTTCCTCAAGTGGATTCAAATCACTTCCAAGAACATCAAAACCATTTACCAACTCCATTCAAATCCACCACACACATTCATCATCAAAATTTCAAGCCCTaataaaaaccataaaaaacaaCGTTACATTCTTCAAAATCACAAAACCACCCTCCACCATCCTCTCACTACCACGAACCTTATCACGCAAGTTATCATCAAAGCGAAGAAAAACAAGCCAAAGATGCAAAGGTGAAAGAGAAATCGAAATCGAAACCAGCACGGTGAAAATCAAAGACATCATACGTTGGAAATCGTTTCGAGATATACAACAACCGTCGACGATTCCATCACCGCCATTATCACCTTTTGATTATCGGCGTTATGTGACGGAATCGTCGACGGTTACTACTGCGACGACTTGTTGTGGTAGCAGCAGCGACGGTGATTCTAGTTGGAGTGACGGTGATTTTTTTAGTGAGTTGTGGGATGCAGAAAACGACGACGTTGAAGAGAgtggaaaaaaattgttttcatctttttttgtcGGCAAGGATTTGGTGGCATCGTTCGTTGGGGACAAG GATGATTTGACTTGCCAAGATGAACAACACAGTCCAGTTTCAGTTCTTCGGGTTgcagaaaatgaattttcaatCTTTGACCAAAGCCTTGCCAATATTGAAA ggagaaaacaaaaaaaattcagacaAACTTCTGATAAATTTGAGAGCCATGCAAAATTTGACCTGGTAACCTTAGATGAATGTCTCTCATTGGATGAGAATTCATACTATGGCGAAGAATATAAAGACGACGATAAGGAAGAGAAGGACCAAAAAACCGAAGAACAAGATTGGATTGAGGAAAGGGCAAAGCAATTACTACATATTGTCAAAGCAACAAGTTCATCGGTGCAAAATTGCGACGACAATTTAGATATAGTTCTGCTGGAATTTTTCAAGGAAGAACTAAGTGGTAATAGAAACCAAAAGAGGAATAATGAGGGGCTTGAGTTGGAGATAATGAAAATTGCTGAGGATTGGATAAATGAGTCATTTGAAAAAGCTTATGATATTGTGCATGTTAATAAAGATGCTTATATCAAGGAGATGGATAGGAGAGGTGGATGGAGTAGGTTTGATGAGGAGCAAGATGAGTTGGTTATGGAGATTGAGGCAGCTATATTACAAAGTTTGATTGATGATATTTTGGACATGGATGGTTAA
- the LOC25500963 gene encoding pectinesterase inhibitor 1 — MVRFLSIMVVFLACVASSYATNVVNVQEICKKATNPSFCSTILESKPGGAGKDLVSLASYTIDVLRTNVSNTISLITKLAAQSGSDSLKQNRYKNCLSRFGMDDGALGEVEEAQKVLKDSDYNGVNMHITSVMTAVDECLSKDSSPDNDTSLLPKDVECVNQIAQIILIISNVLLN; from the coding sequence atgGTTCGTTTCTTATCTATAATGGTTGTGTTTCTTGCATGTGTTGCATCTTCTTATGCCACTAATGTTGTCAATGTGCAAGAGATTTGTAAGAAAGCCACAAACCCTTCTTTTTGTTCAACTATTCTCGAATCAAAGCCCGGTGGTGCAGGAAAAGACCTCGTTAGCCTTGCATCATACACCATTGACGTGCTTCGTACCAATGTGTCCAATACAATCAGTTTAATCACAAAACTAGCCGCGCAAAGTGGCAGTGATTCTCTGAAACAAAACCGTTACAAGAATTGTTTGTCTCGTTTTGGAATGGATGATGGCGCACTTGGCGAGGTTGAGGAAGCTCAAAAAGTCTTGAAAGATTCTGATTACAATGGTGTGAATATGCATATAACCTCTGTCATGACTGCTGTTGATGAATGCCTTTCAAAGGACTCATCTCCAGACAACGATACTTCTTTGCTTCCAAAAGATGTTGAGTGTGTCAACCAAATTGCTCAGATTATTCTTATTATCTCAAATGTGTTGTTAAATTAG
- the LOC112417015 gene encoding zinc finger MYM-type protein 1-like yields the protein MIDVLDMIEEDGTSSEQRGDAKLFLKCMQSFEFIFILHLMKKVLSITHELSQALQRSDQDIVNAMKLVKMSKQKLQTIRDSGWDSLFNEVSLFCEHHEVVIPNMDDTYQTFKKSKRNSEKVSNLHYFQVQFFYQVIDRQLQELNNHFSEVNTELLLCVACLNPRDSFSAFDKKNLIRLAEFYPSEFSPVQLLELDSQLENYIVDVCSEDAFYELEGIGDLSIKMVETRRHIVYPLVYLLLQLSLILPVATATAERAFSAMKIIKTQLRNRMGDQWLNDCLVTYIEREIFIEIENEKIIRYFQNMTSRRGQL from the coding sequence ATGATTGATGTGCTTGACATGATCGAGGAAGATGGAACAAGCTCGGAGCAAAGAGGTGACgcaaaactttttttgaaatGTATGCAatcttttgaatttattttcatcttgCACTTGATGAAAAAAGTTTTGTCAATTACTCATGAGTTATCTCAAGCACTACAAAGAAGTGATCAAGATATTGTTAATGCCATGAAATTAGTCAAAATGTCCAAACAAAAGTTACAAACTATAAGGGATAGTGGTTGGGATTCTTTGTTCAATGAAGTTTCATTGTTTTGTGAACATCATGAAGTTGTCATCCCAAATATGGATGATACCTATCAaacatttaaaaagtcaaaacgCAACTCAGAGAAAGTTTCTAACTTACATTACTTTCAAGTTCAATTCTTCTATCAAGTGATTGATCGACAACTTCAAGAGTTGAATAATCATTTTTCAGAAGTGAATACTGAGTTGCTTCTTTGTGTAGCTTGTTTAAACCCAAGAGATAGTTTTTCTGCATTTGATAAGAAGAATTTGATTCGTTTAGCTGAATTTTATCCTTCAGAATTTTCTCCTGTTCAACTTTTGGAACTAGATTCTCaacttgaaaattatattgtaGATGTATGCTCTGAAGATGCATTTTATGAATTAGAGGGGATTGGTGATTTGAGTATAAAGATGGTGGAGACAAGGAGACATATTGTGTATCCGTTGGTATATTTGCTTTTACAGTTATCTTTGATACTACCTGTGGCAACTGCAACAGCTGAAAGAGCTTTCTCAGCTATGAAGATTATCAAGACTCAGTTGCGAAATCGAATGGGTGATCAATGGTTAAATGATTGTCTAGTTActtatatagagagagagatttttattgagattgaaaatgagaaaatcatTCGATATTTCCAAAATATGACAAGTCGTAGAGGACAATTGTAA